One Methylosinus sp. C49 DNA segment encodes these proteins:
- a CDS encoding NAD(P)H-dependent oxidoreductase: MTRLLQIDSSIMGEKSLSRRLTAELVEKLRGDIPGLEVAYRDVAAAAPPILSSALFFARGAGTDPGDAALRAELATARKILEEFLAADIVVIGAPMYNFSIPTQLRGWIDHLVVPGKTFAYTADGLKGLVTGKRLIVVSTRGSLYEGNATLSAQDHQEAYLRTTFGNLGVTDFAFVRAEGVGLGPAQKEEALASARRDIAALAAA, translated from the coding sequence ATGACCCGCCTGTTGCAAATAGACTCGAGCATTATGGGAGAGAAATCGCTGAGCCGCCGCCTCACCGCCGAATTGGTGGAGAAGCTGCGCGGCGATATCCCCGGCCTCGAGGTCGCCTATCGCGACGTCGCCGCCGCGGCGCCGCCCATTCTCTCCAGCGCGCTCTTTTTCGCTCGCGGAGCCGGGACGGACCCGGGGGATGCGGCGCTGCGGGCCGAGCTTGCCACCGCCCGCAAGATTCTGGAGGAGTTTCTCGCCGCCGATATCGTCGTGATCGGCGCGCCAATGTATAATTTCTCCATTCCCACGCAATTGCGCGGCTGGATCGACCATCTCGTCGTGCCGGGCAAGACCTTCGCCTATACGGCGGACGGGCTCAAGGGCCTCGTGACCGGCAAGCGCCTCATCGTCGTCTCGACCCGCGGCAGCCTCTATGAGGGCAATGCGACGCTTTCGGCGCAGGATCATCAGGAGGCCTATCTCCGCACCACCTTCGGCAATCTCGGCGTCACCGATTTCGCCTTCGTCCGCGCCGAGGGCGTCGGCCTCGGCCCGGCGCAGAAGGAGGAGGCGCTCGCCTCCGCCCGCCGCGACATCGCCGCGCTGGCGGCCGCCTGA
- a CDS encoding helix-turn-helix domain-containing protein: MERGHIHVPAQCGRIAAILSRIGDKWTVLVVESLGNGPLRFNELRRRIGGISQRMLTLTLRAAERDGFVTRTVYPTIPPRVDYELTPLGRSLREPLHRLGDWALAHVETIEESRRRFDAEAEKQAATPRPQRAAGA, encoded by the coding sequence TTGGAACGGGGTCACATTCATGTTCCTGCCCAATGCGGGCGCATTGCGGCCATTCTATCGCGGATCGGCGACAAATGGACCGTGCTGGTCGTCGAATCGCTCGGGAACGGGCCTTTGCGCTTCAACGAGCTGCGACGTCGCATCGGGGGCATTTCGCAGCGCATGCTGACGTTGACGCTGCGCGCGGCCGAACGCGACGGCTTCGTGACGCGCACCGTCTATCCCACAATTCCGCCCCGCGTCGATTATGAGCTGACGCCGCTCGGCCGTTCCTTGCGCGAGCCGCTGCACAGGCTCGGCGATTGGGCGCTCGCGCATGTCGAGACGATAGAGGAGTCTCGGCGCCGCTTCGACGCCGAGGCGGAAAAGCAGGCCGCCACGCCACGGCCGCAGCGCGCCGCCGGCGCGTGA
- a CDS encoding PadR family transcriptional regulator — translation MKHHYFGEPAGHPAFMLRAMRGGGDETFGRGGRGGHRGFGGDGGSRFGSRHGDGERGGGRGRRRMFEGGELRLVILLLLESEPRHGYDVIREIETRTGGAYAPSPGIVYPTLTLLEELGQVEVQPTEGAKKLYAITEGGKAHLEENRKEAEAALARFEELRARSAGVDTGPVFRAMVNLKTVLQQRLAGAPDKELAFQVADLIDEAARKIERL, via the coding sequence ATGAAGCATCATTACTTCGGGGAGCCCGCCGGGCATCCGGCCTTCATGCTGCGCGCTATGCGCGGCGGCGGGGACGAGACTTTCGGCCGGGGAGGGCGTGGCGGCCATCGCGGCTTCGGCGGCGACGGCGGGTCTCGATTCGGCTCGCGGCATGGCGACGGCGAGCGGGGCGGCGGCCGTGGACGGCGGCGCATGTTCGAGGGAGGCGAGCTGCGGCTCGTGATCCTGCTGCTGCTCGAGAGCGAGCCGCGCCATGGCTACGACGTCATCCGCGAGATCGAGACGCGCACCGGCGGCGCCTATGCGCCGAGCCCCGGCATCGTCTATCCGACGCTGACCCTGCTCGAGGAGCTGGGACAGGTGGAGGTCCAGCCGACCGAGGGCGCCAAGAAGCTCTATGCGATCACGGAGGGCGGCAAGGCCCATCTCGAGGAGAATCGCAAGGAGGCGGAGGCCGCGCTCGCCCGTTTCGAGGAGCTGCGCGCCAGAAGCGCGGGCGTCGACACGGGGCCGGTGTTCCGGGCCATGGTCAATCTCAAGACCGTGCTGCAGCAGCGCCTCGCCGGCGCGCCGGACAAGGAGCTGGCGTTCCAGGTCGCCGATCTCATCGACGAGGCGGCCCGCAAGATCGAGCGGCTCTGA
- the glmS gene encoding glutamine--fructose-6-phosphate transaminase (isomerizing) — protein sequence MCGIVGILGREPVAPSLVEALKRLEYRGYDSAGIATLEKGKLTRLRASGKLRNLEEKLAASPLLGTSGIGHTRWATHGRPTETNAHPHTSGGLAVVHNGIIENFRELREELTGKGHVFATETDTEVVAHLVGEERSKGAAPREAVAATLARLDGAFALAFLFEGEEDLLIGARRGAPLAAGWGDDGVYLGSDALALAPFARQIAYLEEGDHVVLTREKITFYDAAGKEAERRRQPLQAGSFLVDKGNYRHFMAKEIHEQPEVVGRTLSHYLDLSAGEVRLPFALPFDPKKLSRVTISACGTAFYAGLIARYWIERYARLAVDIDIASEFRYREAPLAENGLMILVSQSGETADTLAALRYAKAQGQHILSIVNVETSTIARESDTVALTLAGPEIGVASTKAFTCQLAVFASLAIALGRARGVLSEADEKRLVRELAATPGQMAAALAREALVEPVARDVARASSVLYLGRGGAYPLALEGALKLKELSYIHAEGYAAGELKHGPIALIDYAMPVIVLAPPDATLEKTVSNLQEVAARGGHLILIGSAAARQAAAAELAGFIELPEIAGAFAPLVYAVPVQLLAYHVAVFMGKDVDQPRNLAKSVTVE from the coding sequence ATGTGCGGCATCGTCGGCATTCTCGGACGCGAGCCCGTCGCGCCCTCTCTCGTCGAGGCGCTGAAGCGGCTCGAATATCGCGGCTATGATTCCGCCGGCATCGCCACGCTGGAAAAAGGCAAGCTCACGCGCCTGCGCGCCAGCGGTAAGCTGCGCAATCTCGAGGAGAAGCTCGCCGCCTCGCCGCTGCTGGGAACGAGCGGCATAGGCCATACGCGCTGGGCGACCCATGGCCGTCCCACCGAGACCAACGCCCATCCACATACGAGCGGCGGGCTCGCCGTGGTCCACAATGGCATCATCGAGAATTTTCGCGAATTGCGCGAGGAGCTGACCGGCAAGGGCCATGTCTTCGCCACCGAGACGGATACGGAAGTCGTCGCCCATCTCGTCGGCGAGGAGCGCAGCAAGGGCGCCGCGCCGCGCGAGGCGGTCGCGGCCACGCTCGCCCGGCTCGATGGCGCTTTCGCGCTCGCCTTCCTCTTCGAGGGCGAGGAAGATCTGCTGATCGGCGCCCGCCGCGGCGCGCCGCTCGCCGCCGGCTGGGGAGACGACGGCGTCTATCTCGGCTCCGACGCTCTGGCGCTGGCGCCTTTCGCGCGCCAGATCGCCTATCTCGAGGAGGGCGATCATGTCGTGCTGACGCGCGAGAAGATCACTTTCTACGACGCCGCCGGCAAGGAGGCGGAGCGCCGCCGCCAGCCGTTGCAGGCGGGCTCCTTCCTCGTGGACAAGGGCAATTACCGCCATTTCATGGCCAAGGAGATTCACGAGCAGCCGGAGGTCGTCGGCCGCACGCTCTCACATTATCTCGATCTCTCGGCCGGCGAGGTGCGCCTGCCCTTCGCTCTGCCCTTCGATCCCAAAAAGCTTTCGCGCGTCACAATATCGGCTTGCGGCACGGCCTTTTACGCCGGGCTCATCGCGCGCTATTGGATCGAGCGCTATGCGCGGCTCGCGGTGGATATCGATATCGCCTCGGAGTTCCGCTATCGCGAGGCGCCGCTGGCCGAGAATGGGCTGATGATCCTGGTCTCGCAATCGGGCGAGACGGCCGACACGCTGGCCGCGCTGCGCTACGCCAAGGCGCAGGGCCAGCACATTCTCTCCATCGTCAATGTCGAGACTTCGACCATCGCGCGCGAGAGCGACACCGTTGCGCTGACATTGGCCGGCCCAGAGATCGGCGTCGCCTCCACCAAGGCCTTCACCTGTCAGCTCGCCGTTTTCGCCAGCCTCGCCATAGCGCTCGGGCGCGCCCGCGGCGTGCTGAGCGAGGCGGATGAAAAGCGCCTGGTGCGCGAGCTGGCGGCGACGCCCGGCCAGATGGCCGCCGCCCTCGCCCGCGAGGCGCTGGTCGAGCCGGTCGCCCGCGATGTGGCGCGCGCGTCCAGCGTTCTCTATCTCGGCCGCGGCGGCGCCTATCCGCTGGCGCTGGAAGGCGCGCTGAAGCTGAAGGAGCTCTCCTATATTCATGCGGAAGGCTATGCGGCCGGCGAGCTGAAGCACGGGCCGATCGCGCTGATCGACTACGCCATGCCGGTGATCGTGCTGGCGCCGCCGGACGCCACTCTGGAGAAAACCGTATCCAATCTGCAAGAGGTCGCCGCGCGCGGCGGCCATCTCATCCTCATCGGCTCCGCTGCGGCGCGCCAGGCGGCGGCGGCCGAGCTCGCCGGCTTCATCGAGCTGCCGGAGATCGCCGGCGCCTTCGCGCCGCTGGTCTATGCCGTCCCCGTGCAACTGCTCGCCTATCATGTGGCGGTGTTCATGGGGAAGGATGTGGACCAGCCGCGCAATCTGGCCAAGAGCGTCACTGTGGAGTGA